A genomic window from Purpureocillium takamizusanense chromosome 2, complete sequence includes:
- a CDS encoding Acetyl-CoA C-acyltransferase (EggNog:ENOG503NX2U~COG:I~TransMembrane:1 (i394-412o)), which translates to MAVERIGSIIKHLAPGSALNNIQSKNADDIVITLAIRTPLCKAKKGGFKDTSLEYMVYALLKEVRLRSNLDPALVEDIALGNVSDGKAAYKTRAAALAAGFPNTAGAYSVNRFCSSGLKATADIAHSISNGSIEIGIACGAESMSQGGDRLEKPVDEAVLAQSQEAADCMQPMGWTSENVSRDFNITREEMDKFAAESFQRAERAQKAGLFDDEIVPITTKIQGPDGEWKEVTLTKDEGIRPGTTAEGLGKVRAAFPQWGPTTTGGNASQVTDGAAALLLMKRSTAIKLGQPILAKYVGSTVAGLAPRIMGIGPSVAIPKLLSLWNVSLADMDVIEVNEAFASMAVYCRNKLGLDWAKMNPRGGAIALGHPLGATGARQIVTGLSELRRQKKKMLLVSMCIGTGQGMAGLIVNEM; encoded by the exons atggccgtcgagcgcatCGGATCCATCATCAAGCACCTGGCCCCCGGGTCGGCGTTGAACAACAT CCAGTCCAAGAAtgccgacgacatcgtcatTACCCTCGCCATTCGCACTCCTCTCtgcaaggccaagaagggtGGCTTCAAGGATACCAGCCTCGAGTATATGGTGTATGCCCTGCTCAAGGAGGTCCGGCTCCGCAGCAACCTGGACCCTGCTCTCGTCGAGGATATCGCGCTCGGAAAT GTCTCGGACGGCAAGGCCGCGTACaagacgcgcgccgccgctctcgccgccggcttcccCAATACGGCCGGCGCCTACTCCGTGAACCGCTTTTGCTCCTCGGGCCTCAAGGCCACTGCCGACATCGCGCACTCCATTTCCAACGGCTCCATCGAGATTGGCATCGCCTGTGGCGCCGAGAGCATGtcccagggcggcgaccgccTGGAGAAGCCtgttgacgaggccgtgctcgcccagagccaggaggccgccgactgcATGCAGCCCATGGGCTGGACGAGCGAGAACGTCAGCCGCGACTTCAACATCACGAGGGAAGAGATGGACAAgttcgccgccgagagctTCCAGCGAGCCGAGCGCGCGCAAAAGGCCGGCCtgttcgacgacgagatcgTGCCCATCACGACCAAAATCCAGGGTCCCGACGGAGAGTGGAAGGAGGTGACTCTGACCAAGGACGAGGGCATCCGTCCCGGCACTACGGCCGAAGGCCTCGGCAAGGTGCGCGCGGCGTTCCCACAGTGGGGacccacgacgacgggaggCAATGCCAGCCAGGTCACGGACGGCG CTGCCGCGCTGCTCCTGATGAAGCGTTCGACGGCCATCAAGCTCGGACAACCCATCCTGGCCAAGTACGTCGGATCGACGGTGGCTGGCCTGGCACCGCGCATCATGGGCATCGGCCCCAGCGTCGCCATCCCCAAGCTGTTGTCTCTGTGGAACGTGTCGCTGGCCGATATGGATGTTATCGAGGTCAACGAGGCGTTTGCATCCATGGCTGTCTATTGCCGCAACAAGCTGGGCCTGGACTGGGCCAAGATGAACCCCCGAGGCGGTGCCATCGCGCTGGGCCATCCTCtgggcgcgacgggcgcgcggcaGATTGTCACGGGTCTGAGCGAGCTGCGTcggcagaagaagaagatgctACTTGTCAGCATGTGCATAGGCACAGGCCAGGGCATGGCGGGCCTGATTGTCAATGAGATGTAG
- a CDS encoding uncharacterized protein (EggNog:ENOG503P0D3~CAZy:GH128~COG:O~SECRETED:SignalP(1-20~SECRETED:cutsite=ASA-SS~SECRETED:prob=0.4912)) gives MVRSKTVAGLLLALSALASASSKRGLCFTPNDKHPEDNKVWVQSSSDLKWYYNYGSLPSPAYSSLSQDEFEFIPMMWGVGSNPNDTTFLDSVKKLIEDGTKIKHVLGFNEPDIGDRGGSGVKPEIAAQAWVANFEPLGKMGVKLGLPACTGGWGGLPWLKQFLGNCSELVSTGKDKKNCTWDFVPVHWYDNFGGLASHIGERRATWPDKDIWVTEYAYAHQDLGATQEFYNQTVDYFEKLDYIGRYSYFGAFRANKANVGPNAAFLNNVGKLTDIGSWYLGFGATGVKPESGRGSLVVPSVALVGAGLLAGLASNVL, from the coding sequence ATGGTCCGTTCAAAAACAGTAGCAGGCCTCTTGTTGGCCCTGTCAGCCCTCGCCAGTGCGTCCTCCAAGCGCGGCCTCTGTTTCACGCCCAACGACAAGCACCCAGAGGACAACAAGGTCTGGGTACAGTCCAGCAGCGACCTCAAGTGGTACTACAACTACGGCAGCCTGCCGTCACCGGCCTACTCGTCCCTCTCCCAGGATGAGTTCGAGTTCATTCCCATGATGTGGGGCGTCGGCTCCAACCCCAACGACACGACCTTCCTCGACTCGGTGAAGAAGCTCATCGAAGACGGCACCAAGATCAAGCACGTCCTGGGCTTCAACGAGCCCGACATTGGCGACcggggcgggagcggcgtTAAGCCCGAGATCGCGGCCCAGGCGTGGGTTGCTAATTTTGAGCCCCTGGGCAAGATGGGCGTCAAGCTgggcctgcccgcctgcaccggcggctggggcggcctCCCCTGGCTGAAGCAGTTTCTCGGCAACTGCTCCGAGCTGGTCAGCACgggcaaggacaagaagaacTGCACGTGGGACTTTGTCCCCGTGCACTGGTACGACAACtttggcggcctcgcctcgcacattggcgagcggcgcgcgacgtGGCCAGACAAGGACATCTGGGTGACCGAGTACGCGTACGCGCACCAGGACCTGGGCGCGACGCAGGAATTCTACAATCAGACCGTTGACTAtttcgagaagctcgactACATCGGCCGATATTCGTACTTTGGGGCCTTCCGCGCGAACAAGGCCAACGTCGGAcccaacgccgccttcctcAACAACGTGGGCAAGCTGACGGACATTGGCTCCTGGTACCTGGGATTTGGCGCCACGGGTGTGAAGCCAGAGAGCGGGAGGGGATCCTTGGTGGTGCCGAGCGTGGCACTCGTGGGCGCCGGTCTGTTGGCGGGCCTTGCCTCCAACGTACTGTAG
- the cta3 gene encoding potassium/sodium eff (COG:P~TransMembrane:10 (i61-79o85-104i291-313o319-349i827-849o861-880i901-931o951-973i1002-1022o1034-1054i)~EggNog:ENOG503NU1M), whose protein sequence is MAEFPKHPFLLSIEETAQALHTDVDKGLTSAQVADLQQKYPKNELDVGEGIPWYSILTKQILNAMIIVLAFAMALSFGIKDYIEGGVLAFVIVLNVTIGFWQEYRAEKRMDALRALSSPSAMVLRDGKTQVISNPEVVPGDIILLKMGDTVPADMRLFEAMNLACEEGQLTGESIPVEKITENSIVVPGTEKHAATEEDIGIGDRVNMVYATTVVRKGRGRGIVTATGMTTEVGKIAASTHKKQRRAGRSMNWRKYGKRQPAIGLAKRTYDVIGKFLGLTEGTPLQRKLSALAYVLFGCAIILAMVVFGVNHFDLRNEVIIYATSLGIAIIPESLVAVLTITMVVAVTVMRKANVVVRDLSALEALGGVTNICSDKTGTLTEGAMIVRQAWIPSSHLYTVRESQNPSDPTKGRVTYSQNKDEPVVAGEEPKRDYDKERSAAGIKFDVPDEKLNPAKPKEPEPEMETEMTPSLKAFLLSAALCNLATVRYDEEEEKWQTTGEPTEIALQVFSHRFKLGKRSLEKSGWKQLAEFPFDSSIKRMSVIYDAPPADEKPEEPGSIVEADKSIVFTKGAVERILDLCDYVGCGEDRRPVTEELKESVLGQMNGLASQGQRVLAIAYRPWEQGRFRAKQSSSSSAAEDEALRGEVEQGLTLLGLAGIYDPPRRETKPSIGECSQAGIKVHMLTGDHPETAKAIAKEVGIIPKNLGVLPEHVAASIVQKATDFDKMTDDEIDALEELPLVIARCAPDTKTRMIEALRRRGAFMAMTGDGVNDAPSLSRADVGIAMGSGSDVAKSAAKIVLTDDKFNSIVSAIREGRRMFDNIQKFVLHLLTSNVGEVILLIAGLGFVDETGFSVFPVSPLQIIWINMVTSSFPAFGLGREQAASDVMRKPPQDKKRGVFTNQIIVDMVVYGVIMGACTMCTFCIIIYGANGGNLGVDCNTNWSEACDPVFRARAATFAELTWLILISAWEFKSLRRSMFRLNPDDDSRFPLFKDLYANRFLFWSVIIGALSVFPVVYIPFLNTKFFKHKGISWEWALAIGFTLVFVAGIELWKMCKRHFRLLEDRAVQRGVWGQGGPDDQGPKFRKTMSMSSFKTWASFSRKDTGDSTSKRTPSRGTTQNLVAEV, encoded by the exons ATGGCTGAGTTCCCCAAGCACCCGTTCCTCCTCTCcatcgaggagacggcgcaggcgctccaTACCGATGTCGACAAGGGCCTCACCTCGGCTcaggtcgccgacctgcagcAAAAGTACCCCAAGAACGAGCTGGATGTTGGCGAGGGCATTCCCTGGTACAGCATCCTGACCAAGCAGATTCTCAATGCCATGATTATT GTACTGGCAttcgccatggccttgagcttcggCATCAAGGACTacatcgagggcggcgtgctcgccTTTGTCATCGTCCTCAACGTCACCATTGGCTTCTGGCAGGAATACCGCGCTGAGAAGCGCATggacgccctgcgcgccctgtcctcgcccagcgccatggtgctgcgcgacggcAAGACCCAAGTCATTTCCAA CCCCGAAGTCGTCCCCGGCGACATCATCCTGCTCAAGATGGGCGACACGGTCCCCGCCGATATGCGCCTCTTCGAAGCCATGAATCTGGCCTGCGAGGAGGGCCAGCTGACGGGCGAGTCCATCCCCGTCGAGAAGATCACCGAAAACAGCATCGTGGTGCCCGGCACGGAGAAgcacgccgccaccgaggaggacatTGGCATCGGCGACCGCGTCAACATGGTGTacgcgacgacggtggtgcgcaagggccgcggccgcggcatcgtcaccgccacgGGCATGACCACCGAGGTCGGCAAgatcgccgcctcgacgcacAAGAAGCAGCGCAGGGCCGGCCGCTCCATGAACTGGCGCAAGTACGGCaagcgccagcccgccatcGGCCTCGCGAAGCGCACCTACGACGTCATTGGCAAGTTCCTCGGCCTGACCGAGGGcacgccgctgcagcgcaagCTGTCCGCGCTGGCGTACGTGCTGTTTGGCTGCGccatcatcctcgccatGGTCGTGTTTGGCGTGAATCACTTTGATCTGAGGAACGAGGTCATCATCTACGCCACctcgctcggcatcgccatcattCCCGAGTCTCTCGTTGC CGTCCTCACCATCACcatggtcgtcgccgtcaccgtcatgCGCAAGGCCAACGTGGTCGTGCGCGACCTGTCGGCGCTCGAagccctgggcggcgtcaccaACATCTGCTCCGACAAGACGGGCACGCTGACCGAGGGCGCCATGATTGTGCGCCAGGCGTGGATCCCGTCGTCGCACCTCTACACGGTGCGCGAGTCGCAGAACCCCAGCGACCCGACCAAGGGCCGCGTCACGTACTCGCAGAACAAGGACGAGCCGGTCGTCGCTGGCGAGGAGCCCAAGCGCGACTACGACAAGgagcgcagcgcggcgggcatcaAGTTCGACGTGCCGGACGAGAAGCTCAACCCGGCCAAGCCCAAGGAGCCGGAGCCCGAGATGGAGACGGAGATGACGCCGTCGCTCAAGGCGTTCCtcctgtcggcggcgctgtgcaACCTCGCGACGGTGCGgtacgacgaggaggaggaaaagtGGCAGACGACGGGCGAGCCGACGGAGATTGCGCTGCAGGTGTTTTCGCACCGCTTCAAGCTCGGCAAGCGGTCGCTCGAGAAGAGCGGGTGGAAGCAGCTGGCCGAGTTTCCGTTTGACAGCTCCATCAAGCGCATGTCGGTCATCTACGACGCACCacccgccgacgagaagccGGAGGAGCCAGGGtccatcgtcgaggccgacaagaGCATCGTCTTCACAAAGGGCGCCGTGGAGCGCATCCTGGACCTCTGCGACTACGTCGGGTGCGGCGAGGACCGGCGGCCGGTGAcggaggagctcaaggagtCGGTGCTCGGGCAGATGAACGGGCTCGCGTCGCAGGGCCAGCGCGTGCTGGCGATTGCGTACCGGCCGTGGGAGCAGGGCCGCTTCCGGGCCaagcagtcgtcgtcgtcttcggcggccgaggacgaggcgctgcgcggcgaggtcgagcagggcctcacgctgctggggctggcgGGCATCTACgacccgccgcggcgcgagaCGAAGCCGTCCATCGGCGAGTGCTCGCAGGCGGGCATCAAGGTGCACATGCTGACGGGCGACCATcccgagacggccaaggccatcgccaaggaggTGGGCATCATCCCCAAGAACCTCGGCGTGCTGCCCGAGCACGTGGCCGCGTCGATTGTGCAGAAGGCGACCGACTTTGACAAgatgaccgacgacgagatcgacgcgctcgaggagctgccgctggtCATCGCGCGCTGCGCCCCCGACACCAAGACGCGCATgatcgaggcgctgcggcggcgcggcgccttcatggccatgacgggcgacggcgtcaacgacgcGCCCTCGCTGTCGCGCGCCGACGtgggcatcgccatgggcTCGGGCTCCGACGTGGCCAAGTCGGCGGCCAAGATTGTGCTGACCGACGACAAGTTCAACTCGATCGTGTCCGCCATCCGCGAGGGCCGGCGCATGTTCGACAACATCCAAAAGTTTGTGCTGCACCTGCTCACCTCCAACGTCGGCGAGGTGATCCTGCTCATCGCGggcctcggcttcgtcgacgagacgggcttcTCCGTGTTCCCCGTCTCGCCGCTGCAGATCATCTGGATCAACATGGTCACGTCGTCGTTCCCGGCCtttggcctcggccgcgagcaggccgcctcgGACGTGATGCGCAAGCCGCCCCAGGACAAGAAGCGCGGCGTCTTCACCAACCAAATCATCGTCGACATGGTCGTCTACGGCGTCATCATGGGCGCCTGCACCATGTGCACCTTCTGCATCATCATCtacggcgccaacggcggcaacctcggcgtcgactgCAACACCAACTGGAGCGAGGCCTGCGACCCCGTCttccgcgcccgcgccgccacctttGCCGAGCTGACCTGGCTCATCCTCATCTCCGCCTGGGAGTTCAAGAGCCTGCGCCGCTCCATGTTCCGCCTcaaccccgacgacgacagccgcTTCCCCCTCTTCAAGGACCTCTACGCCAACCGCTTCCTCTTCTGGtccgtcatcatcggcgccctCTCCGTCTTCCCCGTCGTCTACATCCCCTTCCTCAACACAAAGTTCTTCAAGCACAAGGGCATCAGCTGGGAGTGGGCCCTCGCCATAGGCTTCaccctcgtcttcgtcgccggcatcgagctGTGGAAGATGTGCAAGCGCCACTTccgcctgctcgaggaccgcgccgtccagcgcGGCGTCTGGGGCCAGGGCGGGCCCGACGACCAGGGACCCAAGTTCCGCAAGaccatgtccatgtcgagCTTCAAGACGTGGGCCTCCTTCTCGCGCAAGGATACGGGCGACTCGACCTCCAAGCGCACCCCGTCGCGCGGCACCACGCAAAACCTCGTGGCCGAGGTATAA
- the cta3 gene encoding potassium/sodium eff, variant 2 (COG:P~TransMembrane:9 (o13-32i219-241o247-277i755-777o789-808i829-859o879-901i930-950o962-982i)~EggNog:ENOG503NU1M), protein MALSFGIKDYIEGGVLAFVIVLNVTIGFWQEYRAEKRMDALRALSSPSAMVLRDGKTQVISNPEVVPGDIILLKMGDTVPADMRLFEAMNLACEEGQLTGESIPVEKITENSIVVPGTEKHAATEEDIGIGDRVNMVYATTVVRKGRGRGIVTATGMTTEVGKIAASTHKKQRRAGRSMNWRKYGKRQPAIGLAKRTYDVIGKFLGLTEGTPLQRKLSALAYVLFGCAIILAMVVFGVNHFDLRNEVIIYATSLGIAIIPESLVAVLTITMVVAVTVMRKANVVVRDLSALEALGGVTNICSDKTGTLTEGAMIVRQAWIPSSHLYTVRESQNPSDPTKGRVTYSQNKDEPVVAGEEPKRDYDKERSAAGIKFDVPDEKLNPAKPKEPEPEMETEMTPSLKAFLLSAALCNLATVRYDEEEEKWQTTGEPTEIALQVFSHRFKLGKRSLEKSGWKQLAEFPFDSSIKRMSVIYDAPPADEKPEEPGSIVEADKSIVFTKGAVERILDLCDYVGCGEDRRPVTEELKESVLGQMNGLASQGQRVLAIAYRPWEQGRFRAKQSSSSSAAEDEALRGEVEQGLTLLGLAGIYDPPRRETKPSIGECSQAGIKVHMLTGDHPETAKAIAKEVGIIPKNLGVLPEHVAASIVQKATDFDKMTDDEIDALEELPLVIARCAPDTKTRMIEALRRRGAFMAMTGDGVNDAPSLSRADVGIAMGSGSDVAKSAAKIVLTDDKFNSIVSAIREGRRMFDNIQKFVLHLLTSNVGEVILLIAGLGFVDETGFSVFPVSPLQIIWINMVTSSFPAFGLGREQAASDVMRKPPQDKKRGVFTNQIIVDMVVYGVIMGACTMCTFCIIIYGANGGNLGVDCNTNWSEACDPVFRARAATFAELTWLILISAWEFKSLRRSMFRLNPDDDSRFPLFKDLYANRFLFWSVIIGALSVFPVVYIPFLNTKFFKHKGISWEWALAIGFTLVFVAGIELWKMCKRHFRLLEDRAVQRGVWGQGGPDDQGPKFRKTMSMSSFKTWASFSRKDTGDSTSKRTPSRGTTQNLVAEV, encoded by the exons atggccttgagcttcggCATCAAGGACTacatcgagggcggcgtgctcgccTTTGTCATCGTCCTCAACGTCACCATTGGCTTCTGGCAGGAATACCGCGCTGAGAAGCGCATggacgccctgcgcgccctgtcctcgcccagcgccatggtgctgcgcgacggcAAGACCCAAGTCATTTCCAA CCCCGAAGTCGTCCCCGGCGACATCATCCTGCTCAAGATGGGCGACACGGTCCCCGCCGATATGCGCCTCTTCGAAGCCATGAATCTGGCCTGCGAGGAGGGCCAGCTGACGGGCGAGTCCATCCCCGTCGAGAAGATCACCGAAAACAGCATCGTGGTGCCCGGCACGGAGAAgcacgccgccaccgaggaggacatTGGCATCGGCGACCGCGTCAACATGGTGTacgcgacgacggtggtgcgcaagggccgcggccgcggcatcgtcaccgccacgGGCATGACCACCGAGGTCGGCAAgatcgccgcctcgacgcacAAGAAGCAGCGCAGGGCCGGCCGCTCCATGAACTGGCGCAAGTACGGCaagcgccagcccgccatcGGCCTCGCGAAGCGCACCTACGACGTCATTGGCAAGTTCCTCGGCCTGACCGAGGGcacgccgctgcagcgcaagCTGTCCGCGCTGGCGTACGTGCTGTTTGGCTGCGccatcatcctcgccatGGTCGTGTTTGGCGTGAATCACTTTGATCTGAGGAACGAGGTCATCATCTACGCCACctcgctcggcatcgccatcattCCCGAGTCTCTCGTTGC CGTCCTCACCATCACcatggtcgtcgccgtcaccgtcatgCGCAAGGCCAACGTGGTCGTGCGCGACCTGTCGGCGCTCGAagccctgggcggcgtcaccaACATCTGCTCCGACAAGACGGGCACGCTGACCGAGGGCGCCATGATTGTGCGCCAGGCGTGGATCCCGTCGTCGCACCTCTACACGGTGCGCGAGTCGCAGAACCCCAGCGACCCGACCAAGGGCCGCGTCACGTACTCGCAGAACAAGGACGAGCCGGTCGTCGCTGGCGAGGAGCCCAAGCGCGACTACGACAAGgagcgcagcgcggcgggcatcaAGTTCGACGTGCCGGACGAGAAGCTCAACCCGGCCAAGCCCAAGGAGCCGGAGCCCGAGATGGAGACGGAGATGACGCCGTCGCTCAAGGCGTTCCtcctgtcggcggcgctgtgcaACCTCGCGACGGTGCGgtacgacgaggaggaggaaaagtGGCAGACGACGGGCGAGCCGACGGAGATTGCGCTGCAGGTGTTTTCGCACCGCTTCAAGCTCGGCAAGCGGTCGCTCGAGAAGAGCGGGTGGAAGCAGCTGGCCGAGTTTCCGTTTGACAGCTCCATCAAGCGCATGTCGGTCATCTACGACGCACCacccgccgacgagaagccGGAGGAGCCAGGGtccatcgtcgaggccgacaagaGCATCGTCTTCACAAAGGGCGCCGTGGAGCGCATCCTGGACCTCTGCGACTACGTCGGGTGCGGCGAGGACCGGCGGCCGGTGAcggaggagctcaaggagtCGGTGCTCGGGCAGATGAACGGGCTCGCGTCGCAGGGCCAGCGCGTGCTGGCGATTGCGTACCGGCCGTGGGAGCAGGGCCGCTTCCGGGCCaagcagtcgtcgtcgtcttcggcggccgaggacgaggcgctgcgcggcgaggtcgagcagggcctcacgctgctggggctggcgGGCATCTACgacccgccgcggcgcgagaCGAAGCCGTCCATCGGCGAGTGCTCGCAGGCGGGCATCAAGGTGCACATGCTGACGGGCGACCATcccgagacggccaaggccatcgccaaggaggTGGGCATCATCCCCAAGAACCTCGGCGTGCTGCCCGAGCACGTGGCCGCGTCGATTGTGCAGAAGGCGACCGACTTTGACAAgatgaccgacgacgagatcgacgcgctcgaggagctgccgctggtCATCGCGCGCTGCGCCCCCGACACCAAGACGCGCATgatcgaggcgctgcggcggcgcggcgccttcatggccatgacgggcgacggcgtcaacgacgcGCCCTCGCTGTCGCGCGCCGACGtgggcatcgccatgggcTCGGGCTCCGACGTGGCCAAGTCGGCGGCCAAGATTGTGCTGACCGACGACAAGTTCAACTCGATCGTGTCCGCCATCCGCGAGGGCCGGCGCATGTTCGACAACATCCAAAAGTTTGTGCTGCACCTGCTCACCTCCAACGTCGGCGAGGTGATCCTGCTCATCGCGggcctcggcttcgtcgacgagacgggcttcTCCGTGTTCCCCGTCTCGCCGCTGCAGATCATCTGGATCAACATGGTCACGTCGTCGTTCCCGGCCtttggcctcggccgcgagcaggccgcctcgGACGTGATGCGCAAGCCGCCCCAGGACAAGAAGCGCGGCGTCTTCACCAACCAAATCATCGTCGACATGGTCGTCTACGGCGTCATCATGGGCGCCTGCACCATGTGCACCTTCTGCATCATCATCtacggcgccaacggcggcaacctcggcgtcgactgCAACACCAACTGGAGCGAGGCCTGCGACCCCGTCttccgcgcccgcgccgccacctttGCCGAGCTGACCTGGCTCATCCTCATCTCCGCCTGGGAGTTCAAGAGCCTGCGCCGCTCCATGTTCCGCCTcaaccccgacgacgacagccgcTTCCCCCTCTTCAAGGACCTCTACGCCAACCGCTTCCTCTTCTGGtccgtcatcatcggcgccctCTCCGTCTTCCCCGTCGTCTACATCCCCTTCCTCAACACAAAGTTCTTCAAGCACAAGGGCATCAGCTGGGAGTGGGCCCTCGCCATAGGCTTCaccctcgtcttcgtcgccggcatcgagctGTGGAAGATGTGCAAGCGCCACTTccgcctgctcgaggaccgcgccgtccagcgcGGCGTCTGGGGCCAGGGCGGGCCCGACGACCAGGGACCCAAGTTCCGCAAGaccatgtccatgtcgagCTTCAAGACGTGGGCCTCCTTCTCGCGCAAGGATACGGGCGACTCGACCTCCAAGCGCACCCCGTCGCGCGGCACCACGCAAAACCTCGTGGCCGAGGTATAA
- a CDS encoding Carbonic anhydrase (EggNog:ENOG503NY5B~COG:P) translates to MQPIRLLARPPLRSVATAAAAATASRPSHLARVIVPALASTTTTTANRPRFGSSCCSPPSAAPPGTIPSNARKMSDDAGNPPKRPTSPAEVSQYLKETHDRLFDNNRAWAAEKAQKDPGYFARLSAGQSPEYLWIGCSDSRIPAEQITGLEPGEAFIHRNIANLVCNTDLNVMSVINYAVRHLGVKHIIVCGHYGCGGVKAAMTPKDLGLLNPWLRNIRDVYRLHEKELDAIPEEEARYNRLVELNVEEQCRNIVKTAAVQQSYAKNQYPVVHGWVFGFHDGLLKDLKIDFQAMLKNVQKIYNLSD, encoded by the coding sequence ATGCAGCCAATTCGCCTTCTTGCCCGTCCTCCGCTGCGCTCCGtcgctactgctgctgccgccgccaccgcctcgcgACCGTCGCACCTGGCAAGAGTCATCGttcccgccctcgcctcaaccaccaccaccaccgcgaaCCGCCCTCGCTTCGgaagcagctgctgctcccctccgtctgctgcgccgcccggcaCGATCCCGAGTAACGCCCGCAAAATgtccgacgacgccggcaacCCGCCCAAGCGAccgacctcgcccgccgaggtCTCCCAGTACCTCAAGGAGACGCACGACCGCCTCTTCGACAACAACcgcgcctgggccgccgaGAAGGCGCAAAAGGACCCGGGCTACTTCGCTCGCCTCTCGGCCGGCCAGTCGCCCGAGTACCTCTGGATCGGCTGCTCCGACTCCCGCATCCCCGCCGAGCAGATCACGGGCctcgagcccggcgaggcCTTTATCCACCGCAACATCGCCAACCTCGTCTGCAACACCGACCTCAACGTTATGAGCGTGATCAACTATGCCGTCCGCCACCTCGGCGTCAAGCACATCATCGTCTGCGGCCACtacggctgcggcggcgtcaaggccgccatgACCCCCAAGgacctcggcctgctcaacCCCTGGCTGCGCAACATCCGCGACGTCTACCGCCTGCACGAgaaggagctcgacgccatcccTGAAGAGGAGGCCCGCTAcaaccgcctcgtcgagctcaacgtcgaggagcagTGCCGCAACATTGtcaagacggccgccgtccagcAGTCTTACGCCAAGAACCAGTACCCCGTCGTCCACGGCTGGGTCTTTGGCTTCCACGAcggcctgctcaaggacCTCAAGATTGACTTTCAGGCCATGCTCAAGAATGTGCAGAAGATTTACAACTTGTCTGACTGA
- a CDS encoding uncharacterized protein (TransMembrane:5 (o6-24i31-51o63-83i104-122o134-152i)~COG:P~EggNog:ENOG503NUJH) translates to MSLILSGIFNAMQIVGVCVAFLLIDRIGRRPLAIGGGIGNMTCFVIIAVFVGRYEGVWAENTSAGWVCVAMAFLFIIVFGASYSSLGCALPPEVFPVSIRSKGVAFSIAINWLSKFTVGVVTPPMIDDIRFGTYVFYACFCGLAALWVYFLVPETMGKTLEQIDEAFGDLSGQEEQEIMREIKSNPAYMKADADRKS, encoded by the exons ATGTCGCTGATCCTATCTGGAATTTTCAACGCGATGCAGATTGTCGGCGTATGCGTTGCATTTCTGCTCATCGACAGAATCGGGCGGAGACCGCtcgccattggcggcggTATCGGCAACATGACTTGCTTTGTGATAATCGCGGTGTTCGTTGGCAGGTATGAAGGCGTCTGGGCTGAGAACACAAGCGCAGGCTGGGTGTGTGTTGCCATGGCGTTCTTATTCATCATTGTCTTCGGAGCCTCCTACTCTTCGTTGGGATGTGCTCTTCCGCCCGAGGTATTCCCCGTCAGCATTCGCTCAAAGGGTGTCGCCTTCTCGATTGCCATTAATTGGCTTTCAAAGTTCACAGT AGGCGTCGTCACACCACCCATGATTGACGACATCAGATTCGGCACATACGTTTTCTATGCCTGCTTCTGCGGCCTTGCTGCTCTTTGGGTGTACTTTCTTGTTCCAGAG ACTATGGGCAAGACTCTCGAGCAGATAGATGAAGCATTTGGAGATCTGAgtggccaagaagagcaagaaATTATGAGAGAGATTAAGAGCAACCCAGCATATATGAAAGCCGATGCGGATCGCAAATCCTAG